ttctaagtctagtcttgggagtcattgcatctgaaaatgaaactgaactcataaattagaatagaaatcgacaaatgcaggaatcaacaaaagcatacatgatcattccatttggaaaatgcactagtaaaagatagcattgcaaaggtcaacttgcctgattgaagcacaagctgctgttcttcttcattgatgacaacgttcctgtcaatagaaggtgcaacagggctgaggtctgtgtggacagtgcctgcttcatcaatgcagatggttcctgcttcatctaggcagacagtgccatttccatccatgctgagagtggttccttcatccatgggcGGCAACTCATCACCCGTTTGCACCGAGGTCTGAGAGTCCATGAGCAGCATACTTTCCTGATGGTCCGTCGCAGTCGCCATCCTTGctttctgccttgtgactctatcaagggcaggttcatcaggttccaggatcctctttttttgtcctggatctggggccatcacccttcctggaggcattgcaggagatgtttctgagctcttgtgcttcttgctgactgtcttcttaacaccaggcctcttcgtcctagattccttcagtgcctcgtataaacagcacggaaaaaagcattagaacacaagagaaatatgtgagcacaaggaataacatagaataacagaaccccaaccctccaagcaagacagagtttgcaccttaacaATCTTGTTgactacaacatcatccacttcctctccatcaataacttcatcctccttaggattgtactctgggtcatcattgataactccactaccctcttgaacctcatcacttctaccttcttgtacaccatttgttttcctaatcatcgacgctattgcaccgatgccaagggactggaacatccgattgttcctcatgatatttctagccctaaccttctcgtactcggtgagaggctcttctttgcatgatacaggaaacataactattaggtgaatgtttggaatgcatggacaggcagccaaacatatcttatgaaattttattatcatttaatcctagttattcaggtaaggaagactaacagcacacaggcacaattaagccagcttattcagattgcagcaatacatttcacttagcatattaagacacagattttatgaaactggccacaaggagcaagttgcataccaacggttggcctcatgcttgaccttgtcctccttgccatggatgatcttgaggtggtgcttgcaaaatagaataaacaacaatcagatacaacagggataaagtaaaatgatgcacttgtatcaataaaggaaagcatttggaccatcatgcacatacatgtaatacatgtgaaacaaacttgatggataaacaatacagtgatctagtgttattaattaagaaaacatgtaagtgcaccaaacaagcatgcatgtacactAGGAGCAAGTAAGCAAAGTGCATAAGTGCTACtaatacaagcaagcaagcaaagtgctattgatagaaacaagcaagcaaagtgctactgatagaaacaagcaagcaatgaaggaaaatgaagagaaGGAAGCAAGTACTATTGATACAAACCCTAATTAATAAGCAAGCAAGTAGATTCTTCTCCAAGTGCTAGTGATACAAGCAAGTAATGCTGATGGAAACCCTAATTAAGCATGTATGCCAGCAAGCAACATGTATGCTAGCAAGCAAGCAACATGAACTAGTGAATTGGTGTCATGTACACATGCTTAGACAGTCTGACAGGAAGCTAGACGAGTATATCATGAGGACCTTCAAAACAACTAGATGTTGCCACTGGTAAAGCATGAAACAACTATACTTGCAGCAGTACAAAAGCAGATGAAAAAACTATACTCAACTATTGATTATGCTGTCTCTACACACCAAAAATGGCTACAGACTAGATGACACAAGTTAAGACATTTTGACAATTAGAATCAACCTTGTATATTACAGCAATCAAAATTATCTAGCACCAATCTAGTATATATTAAAACTAGTCATACTGCCTTAACACAGCAGGAATTCCAATACCACAATAAGTACTAAGCATTCCCGTGTTCactggaaagaagaacacaagcTTCATGCACATATCATGAAAGAAGAACACTGCTACAAACCCCAGTAGTGCTACTGATAGCAAAGTGCTACAAGCAATCAAGTACATGTTCATACTAACCCAAGTTGCAAGCAAGCAAAGTGCATAATACAAGCAAGCAAGCATGgaaagtgctactgatagaaacaagcaTAGTGCTACTGACAGTAACAAGCAAACAAGGAAGGAAATTGAAGGGCAACAAACAAGAAAGTACTGTTGATACAAACAAGGAAGCAAGTAGCTTCTTTTCGAAGTGCTGTTGGAAACCTAATTCACCATCTATGCTAGCTGAGTAATTGAACCATACACAAGCAAGTACTGATACAAGCACCATCAACCAGACATCATCCACTTCCTCATCCCCTAAAATCATCCACTTCCCCATCCATCCCCATCTCCTAAAATCATGAACCCTAAACCATGAAGCGGACCAAACGAACCACCAGGAGGTcctaaccctaaccccatgaaccctaaccctgaccccatgaaccctaaccctaaccccatgaaCTAGAGGGAGATCATCCCCACGCAACAATAAACATGAACCCTAACCCCAAGAACCACCAGGAGATCCAGGAGACCTACCGAACTAGAGGACCTACCGAACCACCAGGAGATCCTAACCCTAGAATATCCTAACCCATGAGGGGGATCTACTAGAGGGGAGATGGATCCACCAGAGGGGAGGTGGATCCACCATAGGAGGGGAGATGGATCAAGGGAAGAAGTACCTAGGGGGAGATGATGTTGACGATGCAGCGGTGGTCATCATCGATCGCGCCGTCGTCGATGTAGCCGCCGTCGTCGTTGATGTAGTCGATGTGGCCgccgtcgtcgtcgatgtagtccgCGGCGTGGCGGGGCGGCACGGAGGAGGGGAGGGAgtgggagcggggcggcgcggagcAGGAAGGTGCGgggcggagcagaggaggggcggcgctagggtggggagcggggcggcgcggagcagggaggtggggaatggagggagaagctagggttcgtcggggagaggggaggggaatggggaaattttgggaggggaggggaggggatcccGCGTGTTAGTGGGAGAGGGAGTGGTGGGTCCTGCCTGGTAGTGGGAGAGGGAGTGGAGGGAGTGGAGGGAAATTTTGGGAGAGGGAAATTTTTGTGGAGGGAAAATTTTGGTGTGGGAGGGAAATCCTTTTGGGTTTGGGTGTAGAAAAAAATagggtttttttgtaaactttgtagaaatcatggttaaaatcataccgagtagctcaagaaaacgccggtattgcaagtttagtatttttgctagttggtaggccacatttgatgatgtgacgcggaggtctcccatttttttgattttttttgaattttttacggtgttttcaaaaaccggccgatttcgtcgcggcgaccgtccgtggctagggtttgagccgtgcaaatctgttgtcaaTTCTGTGATGGAATGCctgcctgtgaagctaaaaagcatttttagtgaaaataacgggcaagctatggaggacccgcagttcaaattccagccggttccagctgaatcggccgaaggtggtccgaattgccgggagtagctacgagggtcggaaatgcatgctttttggcgaccgtccgtaaaatagggtctattttgagatagacatggaatggcgccgtttggggtgcccctccttgtagccgcttcacgaaaaacgcatgtcttttgcattcaaaaaatgaaaaatggttttttttgttaaacaagttggaacctcgctttggcaacattgtttgccatcacaagacggaggcatgcgcccaatttgggcatattatcagaaactattcaacggatgcggccatatcattgctagtttggcttgaaagccatgaatcttcgttcgtggtaggtcgttttttagaacactttttcaagaaaacgctggtattgcaagtttagtatttttgctagttggtaggccacatttgatgatgtgacgcggaggtctcccatttttttgattttttttgaattttttacggtgttttcaaaaaccggccgatttcgtcgcggcgaccgtccgtggctagggtttgagccgtgcaaatctgttgtcgattctgtgatggaatgcctgcctgtgaagctaaaaagcatttttagtgaaaataacgggcaagctatggaggacccgcagttcaaattccagtcggttccagctgaatcgcccgaaggtggtctgaattgccgggagtagctacgagggtcggaaatgcatgctttttggcgaccgtccgtaaaatagggtctactttgagatagacatggaatggcgccgtttggggtgcccctccttgtagccgcttcacgaaaaacgcatgtcttttgcattcaaaaaatgaaaaacggtttttcaatttcagttttgctaaagcacatctagatgtgtcataagtattgcacatctaagtcctatggcATTGATCTTACGTcgagattcgtgtggatattttcctttttcttttttcttttctctttatgcttgattcactcacttagatgtgcaataactagagcacatctagatgtgccctagacacacccttTGAATTtgtacggtgttttcaaaaaccggcggatttagtcacggcggtcgtccgtggctagggtttgagtcatgtttttagcattcaaaaaatgaaacttatattgtttcatacatgagcatgcacaaaaacccataattttatctttcatccatgagcatgcataaaaaatttcaattcccatcaattaccaaactgaatattcattgttaaaaacatgacttgtttagatgacactgtcatacagcatccatgagcatgcacaaaattaaacctgacatacttaacattgacatgttcatattacaCTAACAAGCTTAAACCTAACATGTGAACACCTTCTTAACaccttcactcctccttcttctccttcatcaacctgatgcgctcagagtggcgaatcccaacgcggatgtactcctctaccacaattggcatggtcctgtCGCCAAGCTGTGGGATTGCAGGCGCCGCCAccatcgcgaggtcgtcgtccgccaccaccatcgcgaggtcgtcgtccgccaccaccatagcaaggtcgtcatcCGCCACCAACATAGCAGGctcgtcgtcagccaccaccatagcatgttcgtcgtcagccagaataggctgctcctcgtcatccccgctctgctcctcgtcgtcatccccgctctgctcctcgtcatccccgctgctgctcccattgcctggccaaatgcaacaaagtgtgaacatggtgttgtcatcgtgcaggtagaggaagccaaaaggacaggaagaagagaggcagagagcttactggcatcgtcgtcgtgctggtagtacatgcggcacatggtgttgtcgaacatcttcacggtgaacatggcgtcgccgtcgtagcggaagacaaggaagtacccgagCTGTAGCTCATGGGCGCGGGCGAAATGCTCCCAGCCGGGCCCTAGGTACATGTGGCCTTCACCATCAAACACCACCAACACTTTCCACAGCCTGTGAAGCCCGCTGTCGGCCTCCCGCAGCTTCACTTTGTGGGGCTCATGGCCCGCGAGCATCTTCGCAaacttgtcaggcagcctctgtagcgagggtcaagcagtggttaattgtggcaatcaagcactagacagcagagtgatgatcaagaaatgagtgatgataaaTATACCTGCCTACTGCAAGATTTCTCAATTATGATCTCGAAGAACTCAAAACCTTCCAAGCCAGCCATCTCACTTCTACTCTAAACAAGCAATAGGAGAGGAAGAAGCACTTGTGAACAGGACTGGACATAAATAGGAACAGAACCAAGTTTATGATGGCAAAAGTGATAAAAATGAGAAGAGCAATGCACTTGTGGATATTTATGATAGAAAAAGTGggaaaaaaagcaatgcacttgtgaaCATTTGGAATACTACTACTCTATCTACAATGGACCATATCTGCCCATGTGCCCATGTCTACTATAAATGGCAAACACAGCATCAGGATCATATCTACTATAAATGGACCATATCTACAATGAACCATATCTACTATAAATGGACCATATCTTCCCATGTGCTACATTTTGTTAGAACCCAGCACTTAAGAACTGAACCCTAGATTTTCAATTTAAACACACCTACCCAATACAGTCATGTACAAAACTGAACAGCTTTATAGTCATCGATATGCGCATGAAAGCTATTGGCTTGACACCGATATAGTTATGTACAAAACTGAATTTAACACTAGAATTTCAGAGATTCAGAGCTATTGGCTTAATTTGCTTTGCTAGGGTTTATATAGCCAAAGGCCACTGGAGGCTAGATCCCCTACAAGTTTAACTACTCcagtgtgccgctgcatctttttAGATAAATATAAACATGTTTATtttaaaaacaaacaaacaaaattgGAAAATACTAATACACTTGCAACATTATAAGTGTTGGCATCATTTTTTCCCTTTTGGTCTGCCTTTTCTATTTCTGATGAATTCTACGTCACTGTGAAGAGAACCACAGGGAAACTAGCATACCTAGCAAGGTAGCACCACATCAACTAAACATGGCCAAAAGGGACCTAAACCTAAATGCCTAATTCAGTTTGCAAAATCCCTCTGAATGTGGTTCGCCAGGGAGGTCGTCACCGTCGATGGAGGAGAAGAGGATGCCAGCGGCGGAGAGGAGGAGTGGGTCGAGTGGATAATGGAGAGGAGGAGCGGGTCAAGTGGACAGGAGGAGTGGGGCAAAGAGTGGGTCCACTTGTCAGCGAGTTCTGTTTTGATATATTGAAAAGGGTTGGCATAGAGTACAAAACCAACAGCCTCTAACTAGCCCAGTGGTAGAAAAACAATGGAATAAGCGGcaggtcgtgggttcgagcccccgcTCGCCCAATATGTTTTGGTAGCTCAGGAGAAAAGGGTCGAG
The sequence above is drawn from the Triticum aestivum cultivar Chinese Spring chromosome 7A, IWGSC CS RefSeq v2.1, whole genome shotgun sequence genome and encodes:
- the LOC123148345 gene encoding putative B3 domain-containing protein At5g66980 is translated as MYLGPGWEHFARAHELQLGYFLVFRYDGDAMFTVKMFDNTMCRMYYQHDDDASNGSSSGDDEEQSGDDDEEQSGDDEEQPILADDEHAMVVADDEPAMLVADDDLAMVVADDDLAMVVADDDLAMVAAPAIPQLGDRTMPIVVEEYIRVGIRHSERIRLMKEKKEE